In Frondihabitans sp. PAMC 28766, a genomic segment contains:
- a CDS encoding ABC transporter permease, with amino-acid sequence MSAIPLTSVSVEPTNEAGTVKPMKRGRQPRFGAEPSTTARLVILIVVGLVFLVPLASMFEFTLKVTGKSTLNFDHYASIFHPNVAAGVDYSPLFQGIGNSLTITVITVAIVLLLLLPTMLLVELRYPRFRRILEFVCILPITIPSIVLVVGFVPVYQKVAAVFGSAPWTLAFAVGIIVLPYAFRPIATNISAFDLVTLTEAGRSLGGNWVVVIWRIVLPNMRRGIVSSVFLTVAVVLGEYTIASFLSQNTFQTALLLISQTDPYVSTIFALAALVFAFILLVLIGRLGNRRPGAGLARREARSAAAALASSGLSSASGPVRNNP; translated from the coding sequence ATGAGCGCGATTCCGCTCACGTCGGTCTCGGTCGAGCCGACCAACGAGGCAGGCACGGTCAAGCCGATGAAGCGAGGCCGCCAGCCCCGCTTCGGTGCCGAGCCCTCCACGACCGCGCGCCTCGTGATCCTGATCGTCGTCGGCCTCGTCTTCCTGGTGCCGCTCGCCTCGATGTTCGAGTTCACCCTCAAGGTCACCGGCAAGTCCACCTTGAACTTCGACCACTACGCGTCGATCTTCCATCCGAACGTGGCCGCGGGCGTCGACTACTCGCCGCTCTTCCAGGGCATCGGCAACTCGCTCACGATCACGGTGATCACCGTCGCGATCGTGCTGCTGCTCCTCTTGCCCACCATGCTGCTGGTCGAGCTGCGCTACCCGCGGTTCCGTCGCATCCTGGAGTTCGTCTGCATCCTGCCGATCACGATCCCCTCGATCGTGCTCGTCGTCGGGTTCGTGCCCGTCTACCAGAAGGTCGCCGCCGTCTTCGGCAGCGCCCCGTGGACCCTCGCCTTCGCCGTGGGCATCATCGTGCTGCCCTACGCGTTCCGCCCGATCGCGACGAACATCTCGGCGTTCGATCTGGTGACGCTCACCGAGGCGGGCCGGTCGCTCGGCGGCAACTGGGTCGTCGTGATCTGGCGCATCGTGCTGCCGAACATGCGCCGCGGCATCGTCAGCTCGGTCTTCCTCACGGTCGCGGTCGTGCTCGGCGAATACACGATCGCCTCCTTCCTCAGCCAGAACACGTTCCAGACCGCTCTACTGCTCATCAGCCAGACCGACCCCTACGTGTCGACGATCTTCGCGCTCGCCGCCCTCGTCTTCGCCTTCATCCTGCTCGTGCTCATCGGGCGCCTCGGCAACCGCCGCCCCGGTGCCGGCCTCGCCCGCCGCGAGGCTCGATCCGCCGCCGCCGCACTCGCCTCGTCCGGTCTCTCGTCCGCCAGCGGCCCCGTTAGGAACAACCCATGA
- a CDS encoding phosphonatase-like hydrolase: MIDLAVFDMAGTTIDDGGVVYRALSSAVTSAGATVDPTDLQTWMGTDKVTAITALLPLGGVTATDSLVASCFATFKSFLDEAYRTTPPTAFPGVSAAIAELRSRGIKVALTTGFDREVTDGILSSVGWAVGQDLDAVVTTSDVTSGRPAPYMIHHAMELTGVVSVTSVLAAGDTLVDLEAARNAGAIAVGVLTGALSEADLSQGPHDYILAGVAEIPSLAECRPATAASPAASPAASPVVSPAASTAVS, from the coding sequence ATGATCGATTTGGCAGTCTTCGACATGGCAGGAACGACGATCGACGACGGCGGGGTCGTCTACCGGGCCCTGTCGTCCGCCGTGACCTCCGCCGGCGCGACGGTCGACCCGACCGACCTGCAGACCTGGATGGGCACCGACAAGGTGACCGCCATCACGGCCCTCCTCCCCCTCGGCGGCGTCACCGCGACCGACTCTCTCGTCGCCTCCTGCTTCGCCACGTTCAAGTCCTTCCTCGACGAGGCCTACCGCACCACGCCGCCCACCGCCTTTCCCGGGGTCTCCGCCGCGATTGCCGAGCTCCGTTCGCGCGGCATCAAGGTCGCGCTGACGACGGGGTTCGATCGCGAGGTGACCGATGGCATCCTGTCGTCGGTCGGCTGGGCCGTGGGGCAGGATCTCGACGCGGTCGTCACCACCTCGGACGTCACGTCGGGCCGCCCCGCGCCCTACATGATCCACCACGCCATGGAGCTGACCGGCGTCGTCTCGGTCACCTCCGTGCTGGCCGCCGGCGACACCCTCGTCGACCTCGAGGCAGCCCGCAACGCCGGTGCGATCGCGGTCGGCGTGCTCACGGGGGCCCTTTCGGAGGCGGACCTGTCGCAGGGGCCGCACGACTACATCCTGGCCGGCGTCGCCGAGATCCCGTCGCTCGCCGAGTGCCGGCCGGCGACGGCCGCTTCACCCGCTGCGTCGCCCGCTGCGTCGCCCGTCGTGTCGCCGGCCGCGTCGACCGCCGTCAGCTGA
- a CDS encoding IS110 family transposase — translation MIENYDSVDVFVGVDVGKGEHHAVALNRAGKVVFDKALPNDETKMRAVLQKLKDHGTVLVVVDQPATIGALPIAVAQSEGVLVGYLPGLAMRRIADLHAGEAKTDARDAAIIAQAARTLPHALRSIQMADESVAELSMLCGFDDDILQQMTATSNRIRGLLTQIHPALERVVGPHLDHPAMLDLLQHYPSPAAMKSAGTTRMSTRLLKLAPRMGRRLAEEITQALSQQTVVVVGTNAAATVLPRLAEQLAALRRQRSEIAVVVEKLVEAHPLSPVLTSMPGVGARTAARLLTEVAGKHFETSGHLAAYAGLAPVTRRSGSSIRGEHPSRRGNKILKRTLFLSAFAALRDPTSRTYYDRKIAQGKRHNQALIALARRRCDVLFAMLRDGTLYETDHALAA, via the coding sequence ATGATCGAGAACTACGACAGCGTCGACGTGTTCGTCGGTGTCGATGTGGGCAAAGGCGAACACCACGCCGTTGCCCTGAACCGGGCCGGCAAAGTCGTCTTCGACAAGGCCCTGCCCAACGATGAAACCAAGATGCGCGCCGTGTTGCAGAAACTCAAAGACCACGGCACGGTCCTCGTGGTCGTCGATCAGCCGGCCACCATCGGTGCGCTACCGATCGCCGTCGCGCAGTCCGAGGGTGTCCTCGTCGGGTATCTGCCCGGGCTGGCGATGCGACGCATCGCCGACCTCCACGCCGGTGAAGCGAAGACCGACGCCCGCGATGCAGCGATCATCGCCCAAGCTGCGCGGACGTTGCCGCATGCGTTGCGGTCGATCCAGATGGCCGACGAATCCGTCGCGGAGCTGTCCATGCTCTGCGGCTTCGACGACGACATCCTGCAGCAGATGACCGCCACCAGCAACCGAATCCGCGGCCTGCTGACCCAGATCCACCCAGCATTGGAGCGGGTTGTCGGGCCTCACCTGGACCACCCCGCGATGCTCGACCTGCTCCAGCATTACCCGTCCCCGGCCGCGATGAAGTCGGCCGGCACCACCCGCATGTCAACCCGGCTGCTGAAGCTGGCCCCGCGGATGGGACGCCGTCTGGCCGAGGAAATCACCCAGGCCCTGAGCCAGCAGACCGTCGTGGTGGTCGGCACCAACGCGGCCGCGACTGTTTTGCCGCGCCTGGCGGAGCAACTCGCGGCGCTGCGACGGCAGCGATCAGAGATCGCCGTGGTGGTGGAGAAGCTGGTGGAGGCGCACCCTCTTTCGCCCGTCCTGACGAGCATGCCGGGAGTCGGCGCCAGGACCGCAGCCAGGCTCCTCACCGAAGTCGCCGGCAAACACTTCGAGACCTCTGGCCACCTCGCCGCTTACGCGGGTTTGGCGCCGGTGACTCGGAGATCGGGGTCGTCGATCAGGGGCGAACATCCGTCCCGGCGAGGCAACAAGATCCTCAAACGCACCCTGTTCCTGTCCGCCTTCGCAGCCCTCCGCGACCCAACTTCACGGACCTACTACGACCGCAAGATCGCCCAAGGCAAACGCCACAACCAAGCCCTCATCGCACTCGCACGACGCCGCTGCGACGTCCTTTTCGCAATGCTCCGCGACGGCACCCTCTACGAAACCGATCACGCCCTTGCTGCTTGA
- a CDS encoding ABC transporter permease subunit, whose amino-acid sequence MTTQTIPDTASADPGKGSAGTAVSSPPARGSGPASITSKRPRRLSLAFLGFTPFAAYVVLFLAIPAVIAVASGFFSDSGSFTFANLKALGDSTILSAFQGSFMVSAISALLGAVIGAIVCFALLGTRPDGFLRTTIDAASSVLAQFGGVMLAFAFIATIGFQGLLTLWLQSAFGFNLNGASNGGLLYSVPGLIIPYTYFEVPLMVLTFMPAMEGLKATWGEAAATLGATRLRYWTKIAMPVLAPAFWGSVLLLFANAFSSFATAAALLSQGGIIPLNIKQQLTSETVVGVANTAGVLALGMLIIMVIVMGAYSLLQRRAARWQR is encoded by the coding sequence ATGACGACACAGACGATCCCCGACACGGCTTCGGCCGACCCCGGCAAGGGGTCGGCGGGGACCGCTGTGTCGTCGCCTCCGGCGCGCGGCTCCGGGCCCGCTTCGATCACCTCGAAGCGGCCCCGGCGCCTGAGCCTCGCGTTCCTCGGCTTCACCCCGTTCGCCGCCTACGTCGTGCTGTTCCTCGCCATCCCCGCGGTCATCGCGGTGGCGAGCGGCTTCTTCAGCGACTCCGGCTCGTTCACGTTCGCCAACCTCAAGGCGCTCGGCGACTCGACGATCCTCTCGGCCTTCCAGGGGTCGTTCATGGTCTCGGCGATCAGCGCTCTCCTCGGAGCTGTGATCGGTGCGATCGTCTGCTTCGCGCTCTTGGGCACCCGCCCAGACGGCTTCCTCCGCACGACGATCGACGCCGCGTCAAGCGTGCTCGCCCAGTTCGGTGGTGTGATGCTCGCGTTCGCCTTCATCGCGACGATCGGATTCCAGGGCCTTCTGACCCTCTGGCTGCAGAGCGCGTTCGGCTTCAACCTCAACGGGGCCAGCAACGGCGGGCTGCTCTACAGCGTGCCCGGCCTGATCATCCCCTACACCTACTTCGAGGTGCCGCTCATGGTGCTCACGTTCATGCCCGCGATGGAGGGCCTCAAGGCCACCTGGGGCGAGGCCGCGGCCACCCTCGGCGCCACGCGCCTCCGCTACTGGACGAAGATCGCGATGCCCGTGCTCGCACCTGCCTTCTGGGGCAGCGTCCTCCTCCTCTTCGCGAACGCGTTCTCGTCGTTCGCCACGGCGGCGGCGCTCCTGAGCCAGGGCGGCATCATCCCGCTGAACATCAAGCAGCAGCTCACCAGCGAGACGGTCGTCGGCGTCGCGAACACGGCCGGCGTCCTCGCCCTCGGAATGCTGATCATCATGGTCATCGTGATGGGTGCGTACTCGCTTCTCCAGCGCCGGGCTGCGAGGTGGCAGCGATGA
- a CDS encoding ABC transporter substrate-binding protein, giving the protein MKKNRIVAGMAFAAAVAVVLTGCSSSSNAGGSATSSVTKAQAEKATSVSAFGGMKGLVAAANAEGQLNVITLPPSWANYGKIIAGFEKKYPKIKIVSANPNGSSADEVAAAKSLKGQSTAPDVFDIGTAVLNQNLDLMAKYKVSNWSDIPTDFKDADGTWYYDYTGLMSVGYDSSKIKTAPKSITDLLGSEYKNKVAIKGDPTEANEAASAVYLAALGNGGSADNIQPGIDFFKELKSKGNFISTLPTQATVNSGETPVVLQWSYNNLAWGPAAGSAGNPNWKTVILPGTALGSYYNQTINADAPDPAAARLWEEYIYSPAVQNLYLASGAFPATLSAMEKNGTVDKATLTKVGGAPSDFTQLTADQATKAATLLTAGWAKAVK; this is encoded by the coding sequence GTGAAGAAGAACCGCATCGTCGCCGGGATGGCTTTCGCGGCGGCCGTCGCCGTCGTGCTGACCGGCTGCTCGTCGTCGTCCAATGCCGGCGGGAGCGCGACCAGCTCCGTCACCAAGGCCCAGGCCGAGAAGGCCACCAGCGTCTCGGCATTCGGTGGCATGAAGGGCCTCGTCGCCGCGGCCAACGCCGAGGGCCAGCTCAACGTCATCACCCTTCCGCCGTCGTGGGCCAACTACGGCAAGATCATCGCCGGCTTCGAGAAGAAGTACCCGAAGATCAAGATCGTCTCGGCCAACCCCAACGGTTCCAGCGCCGACGAGGTCGCCGCCGCCAAGTCGCTCAAGGGCCAGTCGACCGCCCCTGACGTCTTCGACATCGGCACCGCGGTGCTCAACCAGAACCTCGACCTGATGGCGAAGTACAAGGTCTCGAACTGGTCGGACATCCCCACCGACTTCAAGGATGCCGACGGCACCTGGTACTACGACTACACCGGCCTCATGTCGGTCGGCTACGACTCGTCGAAGATCAAGACGGCACCGAAGTCGATCACGGACCTCCTCGGCTCCGAGTACAAGAACAAGGTCGCCATCAAGGGCGACCCGACGGAGGCCAACGAGGCCGCCAGCGCCGTCTACCTCGCCGCTCTCGGCAACGGCGGCTCGGCCGACAACATCCAGCCCGGCATCGACTTCTTCAAAGAACTCAAGTCGAAGGGCAACTTCATCTCGACGCTGCCCACCCAGGCCACGGTGAACTCGGGCGAGACCCCCGTCGTCTTGCAGTGGAGCTACAACAACCTCGCCTGGGGCCCCGCTGCGGGCAGCGCCGGCAACCCGAACTGGAAGACGGTCATCCTGCCCGGCACGGCCCTCGGCAGCTACTACAACCAGACGATCAACGCCGACGCGCCCGACCCGGCCGCTGCTCGCCTCTGGGAGGAGTACATCTACAGCCCCGCGGTGCAGAACCTCTACCTCGCCTCGGGCGCCTTCCCCGCGACCCTCTCGGCCATGGAGAAGAACGGCACCGTCGACAAGGCCACCCTGACCAAGGTCGGCGGCGCGCCCAGCGACTTCACGCAGCTGACAGCAGACCAGGCCACCAAGGCGGCCACCCTGCTGACGGCCGGCTGGGCCAAAGCGGTCAAGTAG
- a CDS encoding helix-turn-helix transcriptional regulator: MTAFQLLSEPVRLFLLETLCVGEQTSGDLASLVFERFGIGWSATSRHLVTLRRSGLVRVIPDEMLRWYVLEDDWLEVIQREVDALKRPWEEHAVIRGLGFADLVPSPFDWPETICETRGAAAELCTTRRPGVSGEAPSRPIATGEAGSADGGRRGRRHDGRRSGRRSG, translated from the coding sequence ATGACAGCGTTCCAGCTTCTCAGCGAGCCGGTGCGGCTCTTCCTGCTCGAGACACTGTGCGTGGGCGAGCAGACGTCGGGCGACCTGGCGTCGCTGGTATTCGAGCGTTTCGGCATCGGGTGGTCGGCGACGTCGCGCCACCTCGTCACGCTGCGCCGATCGGGGCTCGTTCGCGTCATCCCCGACGAGATGCTGCGCTGGTACGTGCTCGAAGACGACTGGCTCGAGGTGATTCAGCGTGAAGTCGACGCCCTGAAGCGCCCCTGGGAGGAACACGCAGTAATCAGGGGTCTCGGATTCGCCGACCTCGTGCCGTCGCCGTTCGACTGGCCCGAGACGATCTGCGAGACGCGGGGCGCCGCGGCAGAACTCTGCACGACCAGGCGGCCTGGGGTGTCGGGCGAAGCGCCGAGTCGCCCGATAGCGACGGGGGAGGCGGGCTCAGCTGACGGCGGTCGACGCGGCCGGCGACACGACGGGCGACGCAGCGGGCGACGCAGCGGGTGA